The proteins below are encoded in one region of Clostridium estertheticum:
- the glgB gene encoding 1,4-alpha-glucan branching protein GlgB has translation MNNVEDFLSHRHEFNSYKFMGCKLKIKNGERGAEFSVWAPNAKEVMVVGDFNNWDGCTHSMKNIEKSGFFNIFIEEIKDGDLYKYKIITNDGKVLFKADPYGYFSEVRPNTASIVTDLKEYLWNDKNWMMHREKRKPYDMPINIYEVHLGSWDRGHENRFYSYMEIADKLLSYVVYMGYTHIELLPVTEHPLDDSWGYQTTGYFSLTSRFGSPKEFMYLVNKFHEKNIGIILDWVPGHFCKDEHGLYKFDGTNLYQYDNPELGENYDWGSANFDLGKVEVREFLISNAMFWFELYHIDGMRVDAVSNMLYLDYGTRHDMDLKNSNGTNENLEAVSFIKELNETIFRNYPNVLMVAEESTAWKGVSAPTSTNGLGFNYKWNMGWMNDMLKYMQLNSNEKKAQHGLITFSLMYAFSENYILPLSHDEVVHCKKSLLSKMPGGYDDKFSSLRLFYGYTMAHPGKKLLFMGGEFGQFIEWNPNNGLDWLLLDYPKHKKLQRYTKALNEFYKDEKALWQKDHTSDGFDWIDPNNSNQSVISFARIGHDRDDYLIVVCNFSPVSYGIYKVGVPELVNYVEVFNSDNSMFGGNDKLNNKIILPIFEKWNNKPYCINITLPALSIVFIKKEKQDVLLKASIY, from the coding sequence ATGAATAACGTAGAAGATTTCTTATCTCATAGACATGAATTTAATAGTTACAAATTTATGGGATGTAAACTTAAAATAAAAAATGGAGAAAGGGGAGCTGAATTTTCAGTATGGGCACCAAATGCAAAAGAAGTCATGGTGGTCGGAGATTTTAATAATTGGGATGGGTGCACGCATTCCATGAAAAATATAGAAAAATCAGGTTTCTTTAATATTTTTATCGAAGAGATCAAAGATGGTGATTTATATAAATATAAAATAATAACAAATGATGGAAAAGTACTTTTTAAGGCTGATCCATATGGATATTTTTCTGAGGTAAGACCTAATACCGCATCAATTGTAACGGATCTAAAAGAATACTTGTGGAATGATAAGAATTGGATGATGCATAGGGAAAAAAGAAAGCCATACGATATGCCCATAAACATATATGAAGTGCATCTTGGTTCATGGGATCGTGGCCATGAGAATAGATTTTATTCATATATGGAAATTGCAGACAAGCTTCTTAGTTATGTAGTATACATGGGATATACCCATATAGAATTGCTCCCTGTGACGGAACATCCATTAGATGATTCCTGGGGATATCAAACTACAGGTTATTTTTCTTTGACTAGTAGATTTGGAAGTCCAAAAGAATTTATGTACCTTGTAAATAAGTTCCACGAAAAGAACATAGGAATTATATTGGACTGGGTTCCAGGACACTTTTGCAAAGACGAACATGGGCTTTACAAATTTGATGGAACGAATTTGTATCAATATGATAATCCAGAGCTTGGTGAAAATTATGATTGGGGCAGCGCAAACTTTGATCTTGGAAAAGTTGAGGTTCGTGAGTTTCTTATTTCAAACGCAATGTTCTGGTTTGAATTATATCATATTGATGGAATGAGAGTGGATGCCGTTTCTAACATGTTGTATCTAGATTACGGGACAAGGCATGATATGGATCTTAAAAATTCTAATGGAACCAATGAAAATTTAGAAGCTGTCTCATTTATAAAAGAGTTAAATGAGACTATATTTAGAAATTATCCAAATGTCTTAATGGTTGCAGAGGAATCTACAGCATGGAAGGGAGTAAGTGCACCCACGAGTACTAACGGACTTGGATTTAACTATAAGTGGAATATGGGCTGGATGAATGACATGCTAAAATATATGCAACTTAATAGTAATGAAAAGAAAGCTCAACATGGGTTAATAACATTCTCATTAATGTATGCTTTTTCTGAAAATTATATATTGCCTTTATCACATGATGAAGTGGTTCATTGCAAGAAGTCGCTATTAAGTAAGATGCCAGGGGGTTATGATGATAAATTTTCAAGCTTAAGACTTTTTTATGGGTATACGATGGCACACCCTGGTAAAAAATTATTATTTATGGGAGGTGAATTCGGTCAGTTTATTGAATGGAATCCTAATAATGGTTTGGATTGGCTTCTACTAGATTATCCTAAACATAAAAAGCTCCAGCGATATACTAAAGCTTTAAATGAATTTTATAAAGACGAAAAAGCTCTATGGCAAAAGGATCACACTAGTGATGGATTTGATTGGATTGATCCTAATAATTCGAATCAAAGTGTAATTTCCTTCGCAAGGATAGGGCATGACAGGGATGATTATTTAATAGTAGTTTGTAATTTTTCACCGGTTTCTTATGGGATATATAAAGTCGGTGTTCCTGAATTAGTAAATTACGTGGAAGTATTTAATAGTGATAACAGTATGTTTGGTGGTAATGATAAGTTAAACAATAAAATTATATTGCCTATTTTTGAAAAATGGAATAATAAACCTTATTGTATAAATATTACTCTGCCAGCATTATCTATAGTTTTTATAAAAAAAGAAAAGCAGGACGTTTTATTAAAAGCAAGTATATATTAG
- the speD gene encoding adenosylmethionine decarboxylase, producing MAKNDKNKIKLYGFNNLTKSLSFNIYDVCYTKTTEDRKKYIEYIDEQYNAERLTKILTDVTKMIGASVLNIAKQDYDPQGASVTLLISEEEIPLYVVDPSCNRGILTPIRENIVGHLDKSHVTVHTYPESHPQNDISTFRVDIDVATCGEISPLKALNYLIDSFDSDIITIDYKVRGFTRDMDGKKHFIDHEINSIQNYIAKETIDRYTLMDMNIYQSNIFHTKMILNDFELDNYLFEIKQEDLNEDEKASIVAKLEKEMKEIFYGMDISND from the coding sequence TTGGCTAAAAATGACAAAAACAAAATAAAACTATATGGATTTAACAACCTAACAAAATCATTGAGTTTTAATATTTATGATGTTTGTTATACAAAAACAACTGAGGATCGAAAGAAATATATAGAATATATTGATGAACAATATAATGCTGAGAGGTTAACAAAAATTCTCACTGATGTTACGAAAATGATAGGTGCTAGTGTATTAAATATTGCAAAGCAGGATTATGATCCACAAGGAGCAAGTGTAACATTACTTATTTCAGAGGAAGAAATTCCACTATATGTGGTAGACCCTTCTTGTAATAGGGGAATTCTAACTCCAATTAGGGAGAATATTGTAGGGCATTTAGATAAAAGTCATGTAACAGTTCATACTTATCCTGAAAGTCATCCTCAAAATGATATAAGTACTTTTAGAGTTGATATAGATGTAGCCACTTGTGGTGAAATTTCACCATTAAAAGCTCTAAATTATTTAATAGATAGTTTTGATTCAGATATTATTACTATTGACTATAAAGTTCGTGGGTTTACTCGCGATATGGATGGTAAAAAACATTTTATAGATCATGAAATTAATTCTATACAAAATTATATTGCTAAAGAAACAATTGATAGATATACCTTAATGGATATGAATATATATCAATCAAATATATTTCATACAAAAATGATATTAAATGACTTTGAACTTGATAATTATTTGTTTGAGATTAAACAAGAAGATTTAAATGAGGATGAAAAAGCGAGTATTGTTGCAAAACTTGAAAAAGAAATGAAAGAAATATTTTATGGTATGGATATTTCTAATGATTAA
- the cbiT gene encoding precorrin-6Y C5,15-methyltransferase (decarboxylating) subunit CbiT: MRFIKDDEFIRGNCPMTKEEVRILSVVKLELEDNYRVIDIGAGTGSVSIQIAQICKNGKVIAIEKDNDALEVLKQNKEKFKTSNLEIINFEAMEIASNIIGEFDAIFVGGSGGNIADIIEKYGDKLKNGKNIVLNFITINNVYKAMEALKKLKYEVECVQIQVSRTKGKSYMLMANNPIFVVTGRKQ, translated from the coding sequence ATGAGGTTTATTAAAGACGATGAATTTATACGTGGCAATTGCCCAATGACTAAGGAAGAAGTAAGAATATTAAGTGTAGTAAAGCTAGAACTTGAAGATAATTATAGAGTTATAGATATTGGCGCTGGAACAGGATCTGTAAGTATTCAGATAGCGCAGATATGTAAAAATGGTAAAGTTATAGCTATAGAAAAAGATAATGATGCGTTAGAGGTTTTAAAACAAAATAAAGAAAAGTTTAAGACAAGTAACTTAGAAATAATAAATTTCGAGGCTATGGAGATAGCGTCAAACATAATAGGAGAATTTGACGCTATATTTGTGGGCGGAAGTGGTGGAAATATAGCTGACATTATTGAAAAGTATGGAGATAAACTAAAAAATGGCAAAAATATTGTTTTAAACTTTATAACTATAAATAACGTATACAAGGCTATGGAAGCTTTAAAAAAGTTAAAATATGAAGTAGAATGTGTACAAATTCAAGTAAGTAGAACAAAAGGAAAGAGTTATATGTTAATGGCTAATAACCCGATATTTGTGGTAACTGGAAGAAAGCAATAA
- a CDS encoding HD domain-containing protein — MNKISNLILEMFKFDEGAPELIQHFIKVHEFAKLIGSMEKISSNNMEILEVAAIVHDIGINVSMKKYGKSNGKLQEQEGPIYAEKLLNRLEFKKEVIERVSYLVAHHHTYSNIDGIDYQILVEADFLVNLYENENDKETIQNTYNKIFKTESGRKICNQMFIIKD; from the coding sequence ATGAATAAAATTAGCAATTTAATTTTAGAAATGTTTAAATTCGATGAAGGCGCGCCAGAGTTAATTCAACATTTTATAAAGGTACATGAGTTTGCTAAGCTAATTGGTAGCATGGAGAAAATTTCATCGAATAATATGGAAATTTTAGAGGTGGCAGCTATTGTTCATGATATAGGGATTAATGTTTCTATGAAAAAATATGGAAAAAGTAATGGCAAGCTTCAGGAACAGGAAGGCCCTATTTATGCAGAAAAATTATTAAATAGACTTGAATTTAAGAAGGAGGTAATTGAGAGGGTAAGCTATTTGGTAGCTCACCACCATACTTATTCAAATATTGATGGGATTGATTATCAGATTTTAGTAGAGGCTGACTTCCTTGTGAATTTATATGAAAATGAAAATGATAAAGAGACTATACAAAATACTTATAACAAAATTTTCAAAACTGAATCAGGACGAAAAATTTGTAATCAGATGTTTATAATAAAAGATTAA
- a CDS encoding glucose-1-phosphate adenylyltransferase, translated as MVKKEMIAMILAGGQGSRLKQLTKMTAKPAVPFGGKYRIIDFSLSNCSNSDIDTVGVLTQYQPLALNSHIGIGAPWDLDRRNGGVSLLPPYQSEDGGNWYKGTADAIFQNTNYIDSFDPEYVLILSGDHIYKMDYSKMLDYHKEKGGDATIAVIEVPRDECSRFGIMNTLDDGSIFEFEEKPKDPKSNLASMGVYIFSWPVLKQLLKDDNRDEISSNDFGKNIIPKMLNNEQKLFAYHFKGYWRDVGTIESFWSANMDLLSDDNKLDIHDDKWRIYTVNPMLPPQYIGPDAIINNAMLNEGCTVLGEVNNCVLFQDVHVGKGSKISNSVILPNTKIGNNVVIDKAIIGSDVVIRRNSYIGNGRDIIVIEKGREIKADLKVVSKL; from the coding sequence ATGGTTAAAAAAGAGATGATAGCTATGATACTCGCAGGAGGTCAGGGATCAAGACTAAAGCAATTAACGAAAATGACGGCAAAACCTGCAGTACCATTCGGAGGGAAATATAGAATTATAGATTTTTCTTTAAGTAATTGTTCTAATTCTGATATTGACACAGTAGGGGTTCTCACTCAATACCAACCATTGGCACTGAACTCTCATATAGGAATAGGCGCTCCTTGGGATTTAGATAGAAGAAATGGAGGGGTGAGTCTTCTTCCACCTTATCAAAGTGAAGATGGTGGTAATTGGTACAAAGGGACAGCTGATGCTATATTCCAAAATACAAATTATATTGATAGCTTTGACCCAGAATATGTTCTTATTTTATCAGGAGACCATATTTATAAAATGGATTATTCAAAAATGTTAGATTATCACAAAGAAAAGGGTGGCGATGCCACTATTGCGGTAATAGAAGTACCAAGGGATGAGTGTAGTAGATTTGGAATAATGAATACCCTTGATGATGGTAGCATATTTGAATTTGAAGAAAAACCAAAAGATCCTAAAAGTAATTTGGCCTCTATGGGAGTTTATATTTTTAGTTGGCCAGTACTTAAGCAACTTTTAAAAGATGATAACCGTGATGAAATATCTAGTAATGATTTTGGTAAAAATATAATACCAAAAATGTTAAATAATGAACAGAAATTGTTCGCATATCATTTTAAAGGATATTGGAGAGATGTTGGTACTATTGAAAGTTTTTGGTCGGCTAATATGGACTTATTATCTGATGATAATAAACTTGACATACACGACGATAAATGGAGAATATATACAGTTAATCCAATGCTTCCACCACAATATATAGGACCTGATGCAATTATAAATAATGCAATGCTTAATGAGGGCTGTACGGTCCTTGGTGAAGTAAATAATTGTGTTCTTTTTCAAGATGTACATGTTGGAAAAGGATCTAAGATATCTAATTCAGTTATTTTACCTAATACTAAAATAGGAAATAATGTGGTTATAGATAAAGCGATTATAGGAAGCGATGTTGTTATAAGACGTAACTCATATATTGGCAATGGTCGAGATATTATTGTTATAGAAAAGGGACGTGAAATTAAAGCTGATTTAAAGGTAGTAAGTAAATTATAA
- the asd gene encoding aspartate-semialdehyde dehydrogenase, with protein sequence MKKLKVGLLGGTGFVGQRLVTLLENHPYFEIAVIAASENSVGKTYFDAVNKRWKLDVPMPENVKNIVIKNINEVDLISSEVDFVFCAVNMPANEIRAIEESYAKAETPVISNNSAHRSTPDVPMVIPEINADHFKLIDVQRRRLGTKRGFIAVKPNCSIQSYVPAISALLEYKPTKILVCTYQAISGSGKIFSDWPEIIDNVIPYIGGEEEKSEQEPLKIWGHIENDKVFNAKAPIISTQCIRVPVADGHLAAVFVSFEKKPSKETILEKWATYKGKPQDLNLPNAPEQFLTYFEENDRPQTRLDRNIEKGMGISLGRLREDKIFDYKFVCLSHNTLRGAAGGAVLSAELLMNEGYLTSK encoded by the coding sequence ATGAAAAAACTAAAAGTCGGATTATTAGGTGGAACTGGATTTGTTGGTCAACGTCTTGTTACACTACTTGAAAATCACCCTTATTTTGAAATAGCTGTTATTGCTGCTAGTGAGAACTCTGTGGGTAAAACTTATTTTGACGCAGTAAATAAAAGATGGAAATTGGATGTTCCAATGCCTGAAAACGTCAAGAATATAGTAATAAAAAACATAAACGAAGTAGATTTAATAAGCAGCGAGGTAGATTTCGTCTTTTGCGCTGTTAATATGCCAGCAAATGAAATAAGAGCAATTGAAGAAAGTTATGCCAAAGCTGAAACTCCTGTAATTTCAAATAACTCTGCACATCGAAGTACTCCAGATGTTCCAATGGTTATTCCAGAAATAAATGCAGACCATTTTAAATTAATCGATGTACAACGCAGGAGACTCGGAACTAAGAGAGGTTTTATTGCTGTAAAACCAAACTGCTCAATCCAAAGTTATGTCCCTGCTATAAGTGCTCTTCTAGAATACAAACCTACAAAAATATTAGTTTGCACATATCAAGCTATATCTGGATCAGGTAAAATTTTCTCAGACTGGCCAGAAATTATTGATAATGTTATCCCATATATAGGTGGCGAAGAAGAAAAGAGTGAACAGGAACCTCTAAAAATTTGGGGTCATATAGAAAATGATAAAGTATTTAATGCAAAGGCACCTATAATTTCAACTCAATGCATACGTGTCCCTGTGGCTGATGGTCACTTAGCTGCTGTATTTGTTTCCTTTGAAAAGAAACCATCAAAAGAAACTATTTTAGAAAAATGGGCAACTTACAAAGGAAAACCTCAAGATTTGAATCTTCCAAATGCTCCTGAGCAGTTTTTAACATACTTTGAGGAAAATGATAGACCTCAAACAAGACTCGATAGAAATATTGAAAAAGGTATGGGAATATCACTCGGTAGACTACGAGAAGACAAAATATTTGATTATAAATTTGTTTGTTTATCCCACAACACTCTACGTGGTGCAGCCGGCGGTGCAGTTTTATCTGCTGAGCTCCTAATGAATGAAGGGTACCTAACTTCTAAATAA
- a CDS encoding alpha/beta fold hydrolase has translation MIFKEFGNKSMPVIIFLHGGGLSWWSWKPQIEVLQKKYYVVTPIIDGQGDAFDTPFVSIKKSGEQVIKYIKDNCNGKVFAICGLSIGAQITVEILSREKDITDNAVIESALVYPMKLACSLTVPMYNICYGLLKKRWFAKLQAKSLNVPDNLFETYYEESSKITKESLINITKSNGNYPMPLTLCNTKAKVLILVGEKELSIMKKSASLLHETINGSFLKVIGKSRHGEISLIYPEKYLDLLQQLFSSNNEK, from the coding sequence ATGATATTTAAAGAATTCGGAAATAAAAGTATGCCTGTTATTATTTTTCTCCATGGGGGTGGATTGTCTTGGTGGTCATGGAAACCACAAATTGAGGTTTTACAAAAAAAATATTATGTTGTAACACCTATTATTGATGGACAAGGTGATGCTTTTGATACCCCTTTTGTAAGTATAAAAAAATCAGGTGAGCAGGTTATTAAATATATAAAAGATAATTGTAATGGGAAAGTTTTTGCAATATGTGGTTTATCTATCGGTGCTCAAATAACTGTTGAAATACTATCTAGAGAAAAAGATATTACGGATAACGCTGTTATAGAAAGTGCCTTAGTTTATCCTATGAAACTTGCATGCTCATTAACTGTACCAATGTATAATATTTGTTATGGGTTACTAAAAAAAAGGTGGTTTGCAAAGCTACAAGCTAAATCGTTAAACGTGCCAGATAATTTGTTTGAGACTTATTATGAAGAAAGCTCAAAAATTACGAAGGAATCACTAATTAATATTACTAAAAGTAATGGGAATTATCCAATGCCTTTGACTTTGTGTAATACAAAAGCAAAAGTATTAATATTAGTTGGTGAAAAGGAATTATCAATAATGAAAAAATCAGCATCTCTACTTCATGAAACTATTAACGGTAGTTTTTTAAAGGTAATTGGAAAAAGTCGACATGGAGAAATTAGCCTAATTTATCCAGAGAAATACCTTGATTTATTGCAACAACTTTTTTCAAGTAATAATGAGAAATAA
- a CDS encoding GerAB/ArcD/ProY family transporter — translation MKNEAISERQATILIILFLLGNSLLIGSGTQAKQDAWIAVIIAIPFSIILVLMFSKILSLYPGKDLFDILPLVMGKYIGNLLSILMIWFFFHDAALIFKIIAEFTNTLVFADTPVVVPMIFFAMLIIWSLKAGIKVLGRWAEFFSWVIISIVLIVPLLSISQMDINRLKPILNNGVTPLLKGVFSSFTYPFGQIVVFTTIFSNISKVKNYKKSFIVGILIGGGLITLTVLRNILVLSNDTISREYFPSSMAVGIIRLGLLQRLELTVIIVFLVCAFIKVSIATFAVCNGISKVLGFDDYKFIATPIVFLMLNFSFFVTKSTMESHFWISNIWQYYSFPFEVIIPFVVFIVAEIRSKRPKVL, via the coding sequence ATGAAAAATGAAGCTATTTCTGAAAGACAAGCAACTATATTAATAATACTTTTTTTACTTGGAAATTCTCTTTTGATAGGATCTGGCACTCAAGCAAAACAAGATGCTTGGATAGCAGTAATTATTGCTATTCCCTTTTCTATTATATTGGTACTTATGTTTTCTAAAATTTTATCTTTATATCCTGGAAAGGATTTATTTGATATACTTCCGCTAGTCATGGGGAAGTATATTGGAAACCTATTAAGTATACTAATGATATGGTTTTTCTTTCATGATGCAGCCTTAATCTTTAAAATCATAGCAGAATTTACTAATACTTTAGTATTCGCTGATACACCTGTGGTAGTACCAATGATTTTTTTTGCTATGCTAATTATATGGAGTTTAAAAGCAGGCATTAAAGTCCTAGGACGATGGGCTGAATTCTTTAGTTGGGTTATAATTTCAATAGTTCTAATTGTACCTTTATTATCAATTTCACAAATGGATATTAACAGATTAAAACCAATACTAAACAATGGTGTAACTCCCTTGTTAAAAGGTGTTTTTTCAAGTTTTACTTATCCCTTTGGCCAAATCGTAGTTTTTACAACAATATTTTCAAATATATCTAAAGTAAAAAATTACAAAAAAAGCTTTATAGTAGGTATACTCATAGGTGGAGGACTTATAACCTTAACAGTGTTAAGAAATATTTTAGTATTGAGTAATGATACCATATCTAGAGAATACTTTCCGTCTAGCATGGCAGTAGGCATTATTCGTCTAGGTCTTCTTCAAAGACTTGAATTAACAGTAATTATAGTGTTTTTAGTGTGTGCCTTTATTAAGGTAAGTATAGCTACTTTTGCAGTTTGTAATGGAATTTCAAAGGTTCTCGGGTTTGATGATTACAAATTCATTGCAACACCTATAGTTTTCCTAATGTTAAACTTTTCTTTTTTTGTTACCAAAAGCACCATGGAATCGCATTTCTGGATTTCAAATATATGGCAATATTATTCTTTTCCTTTTGAAGTTATAATCCCTTTTGTTGTCTTTATTGTGGCGGAGATTAGGAGTAAAAGACCTAAAGTGTTATAG
- the glgD gene encoding glucose-1-phosphate adenylyltransferase subunit GlgD has translation MLKNYIGMLMLNEQEDNIKSLTKSRPIASIPIGGRYRIIDFVLSNMVNSGIHNIGIFTNTKSRSLVDHVGSGKPWDLDRKLNGLFVFNLTSERSQLRDIDVLSSNMEYIYRTKQEYVIISSSYMICNMNYNEAAKYHEQSGSDITLIYKKTNNGKKHYVNCSTLYINEDNKVLSIGKNIGSEEKLNISMEMFIMKKTTLINIVNRCIQTGSYNSIKTAIYNEVSKYNVNAYEFKGYLQCVNSIQNYYKTSMDMLNAKITKELFFNNGLIYTKSKDEAPTKYFNGSEVNNCLISNGCILKGKIERSVISRRVTVEAGAVLKNCIIFQNCEIKKGCKLTNVIIDKNTVISENTVLEGDEEFPVVIEKKFRT, from the coding sequence ATGCTTAAAAACTATATAGGAATGTTAATGTTAAATGAACAAGAAGATAATATTAAAAGTCTTACAAAATCAAGACCTATAGCATCTATACCAATAGGTGGAAGATATAGAATCATTGACTTTGTGCTTTCAAATATGGTTAATTCGGGTATTCATAATATAGGTATATTTACAAACACAAAATCTAGGTCTTTAGTTGACCATGTAGGTTCAGGGAAACCTTGGGATTTAGATAGAAAACTAAATGGATTATTTGTATTTAATCTTACATCAGAAAGATCTCAATTAAGGGATATAGACGTATTAAGTAGCAATATGGAATATATATATAGAACTAAGCAAGAATATGTAATAATATCTTCTTCATATATGATATGTAACATGAATTATAATGAGGCAGCTAAGTACCATGAGCAGTCCGGTAGTGACATAACTTTAATATACAAAAAAACAAATAACGGGAAAAAACATTATGTAAATTGTAGTACATTATATATTAATGAAGATAACAAAGTTTTGAGCATTGGTAAAAACATAGGTTCAGAGGAAAAATTAAATATATCAATGGAAATGTTTATAATGAAAAAGACGACTCTTATAAATATTGTAAACAGGTGTATTCAGACAGGGAGTTATAATTCAATAAAGACGGCTATATATAATGAAGTATCAAAATATAACGTAAATGCATATGAGTTTAAGGGTTACCTTCAATGCGTAAATTCGATTCAGAATTATTACAAGACCAGTATGGATATGTTAAATGCTAAAATAACCAAGGAATTATTTTTTAACAATGGGTTAATATATACAAAAAGTAAGGATGAAGCTCCTACTAAATATTTTAACGGGTCAGAAGTTAATAATTGTTTGATTTCAAATGGATGTATTTTGAAAGGGAAAATAGAGAGAAGTGTAATTTCAAGAAGGGTTACTGTTGAGGCTGGTGCTGTTCTTAAAAATTGCATAATATTTCAGAATTGCGAAATAAAAAAAGGATGTAAACTCACTAACGTTATAATTGATAAAAATACTGTTATAAGTGAGAATACAGTACTTGAGGGTGATGAAGAGTTTCCAGTTGTTATAGAGAAAAAATTTAGAACATAA